A region from the Canis lupus dingo isolate Sandy chromosome X, ASM325472v2, whole genome shotgun sequence genome encodes:
- the LOC112649376 gene encoding nucleosome assembly protein 1-like 1 encodes MIQKNDELVLEHLEDVKIKISGFEEPMRFTIEFIFKSNEYFCIKVLTKTYHMQSEPDDSDPFFSKGPEIISSTGCKIYWKEGKDVTVKTSKLQRGKGRRSFASTTRTMPGYSFFTYFYPPHSPEGREMDVTTDYKLGYFFREVLVPKSLLFFTNEARDCNYESADYDAREAGGEEKKVEVIRNEEFDKGPGKDLDPEESSC; translated from the coding sequence ATGATCCAAAAAAATGATGAGCTTGTACTAGAGCACTTGGaagatgtaaaaattaaaatttcagggtTCGAGGAACCAATGAGATTCACCATAGAATTCATCTTCAAGTCAAACGAATACTTTTGCATCAAAGTCCTGACAAAAACCTACCACATGCAATCGGAACCAGATGATTCTGATCCCTTCTTCTCCAAAGGGCCAGAAATTATCAGCAGCACAGGGTGCAAGATTTACTGGAAAGAGGGGAAAGATGTCACTGTGAAAACCAGCAAGCTGCAGAGAGGTAAGGGCCGCAGAAGTTTTGCATCCACCACCAGGACGATGCCTGGCTATTCTTTCTTCACCTACTTCTATCCTCCTCAttctcctgagggcagagagATGGATGTCACCACCGATTATAAATTGGGCTATTTTTTCCGTGAAGTTCTGGTCCCGAAGTCCTTGTTATTCTTCACTAATGAAGCGAGAGATTGTAACTACGAAAGTGCTGATTATGATGCCCGAGAAGCTGGaggtgaggaaaagaaagtagaagtGATCAGAAATGAAGAGTTTGACAAAGGACCTGGAAAAGATCTGGACCCAGAAGAGAGCAGTTGCTAA